One Trachemys scripta elegans isolate TJP31775 chromosome 4, CAS_Tse_1.0, whole genome shotgun sequence genomic region harbors:
- the ZNF770 gene encoding zinc finger protein 770, with protein sequence MFKIQQRITSNRTPRKRPYRCDICYKQFETPSKLARHYLIHTGQKPFECHVCHKTFRQLVHLERHQLTHKLPFKCNICHRNFKNLITFLKHQQLHNENYQNDIKQAKKSVDAKQDRLLYGIFHCSVCQKSFTTEERWMLHQCTKSDHLHSARRRKKTHVCETCNKMFPSRSKLERHLLIHTGQKPFKCSLCGKSFRQSTHLKIHQLTHTEERPFQCCFCQKGFKMQSKLLKHKQLHVRNKSLPKVLYRAKTSKYPRPQNSLEGKRDNFENVDTYESPENDPLDVHSIYIVPFQCPLCEQCFETERVLNLHKCFYLRDGKNSNSGKSVYSHKANIKSKVLMKLKHAGEKASDSSLSDRKKNKTSHFKSYDLFASNEQHSDRNASPKTFKNYHSKLVRHKIISNKKKRTFVMPFSWQEHLPKHKLEINLNGIITGESMLNMDDSVHNKDNSLYGSLDADFFDNPEAALHCAFSAPTKNIHNRHTVCKCDRCEKIFPSSSKLQRHYLIHTGQKPFGCNVCGKTFRQSAHLKRHQLTHTEKRPYKSPVCQVEFENLNKLFSHQGDHIEFKSSQPVGYSKRPSQASGFPEFELIQSNQAAEIKVEVESGDFVLGTSSRNTLPYLCSKSLETEQSHYSHWYDFCGGMEKSEAIKKFYQCSVCFKTFKSPSKLERHYLMHAGQKPFECSVCGKTFRQAPHLKRHHLTHFKKKS encoded by the coding sequence atgttcaaaattcaGCAACGCATAACATCTAACAGGACACCCAGGAAAAGGCCATATAGATGTGACATCTGCTATAAACAATTTGAAACGCCATCAAAATTAGCTAGGCATTATCTTATACACACTGGTCAAAAGCCATTTGAATGTCATGTATGTCATAAAACTTTTAGACAGCTAGTCCATTTGGAGAGACATCAGCTAACCCATAAACTTCCTTTTAAATGTAACATTTGCCATAGGAACTTCAAAAATTTAATTACTTTCTTAAAGCATCAACAGCTTCATAATGAAAACTACCAGAATGATATTAAGCAAGCTAAAAAATCAGTGGATGCCAAGCAAGATAGGCTGTTGTATGGAATATTTCAttgttctgtttgccagaaatcTTTTACAACAGAAGAGCGGTGGATGCTGCATCAGTGCACAAAGTCAGATCATCTGCACAGTgccaggaggagaaagaaaactcATGTGTGTGAAACATGTAACAAGATGTTTCCATCACGATCTAAGCTGGAAAGACACTTGCTGATTCACACTGGCCAGAAACCTTTTAAATGTTCCTTGTGTGGTAAATCTTTCAGGCAGtcaacacatttgaaaatccatCAGCTCACACACACAGAAGAGAGGCCTTTCCAGTGTTGTTTTTGTCAGAAGGGATTTAAGATGCAGAGCAAACTCCTGAAGCACAAGCAACTCCATGTCAGGAACAAGTCTCTTCCCAAAGTCCTTTACAGAGCAAAGACTTCTAAATACCCTAGACCTCAGAACTCGCTGGAAGGAAAAAGGGATAATTTTGAGAATGTTGATACTTATGAGTCCCCGGAAAATGATCCACTTGATGTTCACTCTATTTATATTGTACCTTTTCAGTGCCCACTGTGCGAGCAGTGTTTTGAAACAGAGCGGGTTCTAAATTTGCACAAATGTTTTTACCTGAGAGATGGCAAAAATTCAAACAGTGGCAAATCAGTCTACAGCCACAAAGCCAACATTAAAAGTAAAGTCCTGATGAAACTCAAACATGCTGGAGAAAAGGCATCAGATTCGTCTCtgtctgacagaaaaaaaaataaaacaagtcacTTTAAAAGTTATGACCTGTTTGCATCTAATGAGCAGCATTCTGATCGGAATGCTTCCCCTAAAACTTTTAAGAATTATCATAGCAAGCTTGTCAGGCATAAGATAATTAGCAATAAAAAGAAAAGGACATTTGTCATGCCATTTTCCTGGCAAGAGCACCTACCAAAGCACAAATtagaaattaatttaaatggtATAATTACTGGTGAAAGCATGTTAAACATGGATGATTCAGTACATAATAAAGATAACTCTCTTTATGGTTCATTGGATGCTGATTTCTTTGATAATCCAGAAGCAGCACTTCACTGTGCTTTTTCAGCTCCTACTAAAAATATACATAATAGACACACAGTGTGtaaatgtgacagatgtgaaAAAATCTTCCCTTCTTCATCCAAACTTCAAAGACATTATCTTATTCACACGGGACAGAAGCCCTTTGGCTGTAATGTTTGTGGGAAGACATTTAGACAGTCAGCTCACTTAAAAAGACATCAGCTCACCCACACTGAAAAGAGACCATATAAAAGCCCTGTTTGCCAGGTGGAATTTGAAAATCTGAACAAACTTTTTAGTCATCAGGGAGATCACATTGAATTTAAGTCTTCTCAGCCTGTGGGTTATTCCAAAAGGCCTTCACAGGCATCTGGCTTTCCAGAATTTGAGCTGATCCAGTCAAACCAAGCAGCTGAAATCAAAGTTGAGGTAGAGTCTGGGGACTTTGTTCTTGGCACCAGCAGTAGAAACACACTGCCGTATTTGTGTAGTAAGTCGTTGGAAACGGAGCAAAGCCATTACAGTCACTGGTATGATTTTTGTGGAGGTATGGAAAAAAGTGAAGCTATTAAAAAGTTTTATCAGTGCAGTGTCTGCTTTAAAACTTTCAAATCGCCTTCCAAACTTGAAAGGCACTATTTAATGCATGCTGGACAGAAGCCATTTGAATGTTCAGTTTGTGGTAAAACTTTCAGACAGGCCCCACATTTGAAAAGGCATCACCTTactcactttaaaaagaaatcctaa